One window of Phycisphaeraceae bacterium genomic DNA carries:
- a CDS encoding DUF481 domain-containing protein: MTRRRNLPRLVTATTLLLLAGSAAHASDTLIRLASGETLRVSIIEQTETHIRCSHPVLGEFLIPKDQATILPSPDAPTPEAAQPDVPAPAEAPTEDSGAPAADPETAPAPKLSFWSGWKRSVDLGVIGSDGNSETFGARAALGAQRKTDYMETTVGLSYVYNTDNGEKTKSRGELTARNDWLFGKDSRWGFFAEGKIEYDEFQDWDWRLSGFVGPSYAFIRNDKTLLRGRVGAGGSYELGGEDNGFEPELLIGLDFEHAFNARNRIFASGEYLPSLSNFPDYRVNSKAGWEIIVDEKSGMNLKLGVVDRYDSDPGEGIKKNDIEYFITLGWSF; the protein is encoded by the coding sequence ATGACCCGCCGCCGAAACCTCCCACGTCTCGTGACCGCGACAACCCTGCTTCTCCTCGCCGGGTCGGCCGCGCACGCGAGCGACACCCTCATCCGGCTCGCCAGCGGTGAGACGCTCAGGGTCTCGATCATCGAACAGACGGAGACGCACATCCGCTGCTCCCACCCCGTCCTCGGCGAGTTCCTGATTCCGAAAGACCAGGCCACGATCCTCCCTTCGCCCGACGCGCCAACGCCGGAAGCTGCACAGCCCGACGTTCCCGCGCCAGCCGAGGCCCCAACCGAAGATTCAGGCGCACCCGCTGCTGATCCCGAGACAGCACCCGCGCCGAAGCTCTCGTTCTGGAGCGGCTGGAAACGATCGGTTGATCTCGGCGTGATCGGCTCCGACGGAAACTCCGAGACCTTCGGCGCCCGTGCCGCGCTCGGCGCACAGCGGAAGACTGACTACATGGAGACCACCGTCGGGCTCTCATACGTCTACAACACCGACAACGGCGAGAAAACCAAGAGCCGCGGCGAACTCACGGCACGCAACGACTGGCTCTTCGGCAAAGACTCGCGCTGGGGATTCTTCGCAGAGGGCAAGATCGAGTACGACGAGTTCCAGGATTGGGACTGGCGACTCTCCGGGTTCGTCGGCCCCTCGTACGCCTTCATCCGCAACGACAAGACACTCCTCAGAGGACGCGTCGGCGCCGGTGGTTCCTACGAACTCGGCGGCGAAGACAACGGCTTCGAGCCGGAACTCCTCATCGGCCTCGATTTCGAGCACGCCTTCAACGCCCGGAATCGCATCTTCGCCTCCGGCGAGTACCTCCCCAGTCTCTCAAACTTCCCAGACTATCGCGTGAACTCCAAGGCCGGATGGGAGATCATCGTCGACGAGAAGTCGGGCATGAATCTCAAACTCGGCGTTGTTGATCGCTACGACTCTGATCCCGGCGAGGGAATCAAGAAGAACGACATCGAGTACTTCATCACGCTCGGCTGGTCGTTCTGA
- the fusA gene encoding elongation factor G: protein MGTDLSHIRNIGICAHIDAGKTTVSERILYYTGKNYKIGEVHEGTATMDFLQDEQERGITIQSAATTCPWTHQGREYKINLIDTPGHVDFTIEVERSLRVLDGAVAVFDGKEGVEAQSETVWRQADRYRVPRLCFINKMDKLGASFDFSFGTLKTRLGANAIAIQYPIGQGNEFHGIIDLMRMVAYYFEGDKGETMVEKPIPDDYKETAEKWRHEMVEKICELDDSLMEKYLSDQIPTEAELKGALRKGIRDRKCNGVLCGAALRNMGVQALLDAVIDYLPSPTEREDVQGTNPRDKDEALSRPHDDTAPFSALVFKVVSDTHGDLTYIRIYSGKLAKGTRLLNPGNNKKENASRIFEMHANNRIPLDEVGAGNIVAVVGIKDSYTGDTLCDPEDPIILERMTFPEPVISMSIEPKTADDKRRLSEALMTIRREDPSFRFTYDEETAQTIISGMGELHLDIIRTKLVRDMKISVEVGKPRVAYRETVTKRVEYVRGKFVKQTGGRGQFGDCQIHFEPYTAAQAKEEELDFTENVAVEIKVVGGAIPKEYVPSVEHGIRQTCLSGVKFGYQMINVKATIVDGSYHPVDSSQVAFEQAGRLAVLEATEKAGPVLLEPIMKVVITVPNDYLGNVTGDVSSRRGMIIDTEDRGVVKMVTCEIPLSELFGYTTTLRGMSQGRASATMEFLEYRPMPAGLMKELVEGGAKGKK from the coding sequence ATGGGCACTGACCTTTCACATATCCGCAACATCGGCATCTGCGCTCACATCGACGCAGGCAAGACAACCGTTTCCGAGCGCATCCTGTACTACACAGGAAAGAATTACAAGATCGGCGAGGTGCATGAGGGCACCGCCACCATGGACTTCCTGCAGGACGAGCAGGAGCGCGGCATCACGATCCAGTCCGCCGCGACGACCTGCCCGTGGACCCACCAGGGACGCGAATACAAGATCAACCTGATCGACACCCCCGGCCACGTCGACTTCACGATCGAGGTCGAGCGTTCGCTCCGCGTGCTCGACGGCGCGGTCGCCGTCTTCGACGGCAAGGAGGGCGTCGAGGCCCAGTCCGAGACCGTCTGGCGTCAGGCCGATCGCTACCGCGTCCCCCGCCTCTGCTTCATCAACAAGATGGACAAGCTCGGCGCGTCCTTTGATTTCTCGTTTGGCACACTCAAGACCCGCCTCGGCGCCAACGCCATCGCGATCCAGTACCCGATCGGCCAGGGCAACGAGTTCCACGGCATCATCGATCTGATGCGCATGGTCGCGTACTACTTCGAGGGCGACAAGGGCGAGACGATGGTCGAGAAGCCCATCCCCGACGACTACAAAGAGACTGCTGAGAAGTGGCGTCACGAGATGGTCGAGAAGATCTGCGAGCTCGACGACTCCCTCATGGAGAAGTACCTCTCCGACCAGATCCCAACCGAGGCGGAACTGAAGGGCGCACTCCGCAAGGGCATCCGTGATCGCAAGTGCAACGGCGTGCTCTGCGGCGCGGCACTCCGCAACATGGGCGTCCAGGCGCTCCTCGACGCGGTCATCGACTATCTCCCCTCACCCACCGAGCGTGAGGACGTCCAAGGCACGAACCCCCGCGACAAGGATGAGGCGCTCAGCCGTCCCCACGACGACACGGCCCCCTTCTCCGCTCTGGTCTTCAAGGTCGTCTCGGACACCCACGGCGATCTCACCTATATCCGGATCTACTCAGGCAAACTCGCAAAGGGCACACGCCTGCTCAATCCCGGAAACAACAAGAAAGAGAACGCGAGCCGAATCTTCGAGATGCACGCCAACAACCGCATCCCGCTGGATGAAGTCGGCGCGGGCAACATCGTCGCTGTCGTCGGCATCAAGGACTCTTACACCGGCGACACGCTCTGCGACCCCGAGGATCCCATCATCCTCGAGCGCATGACCTTCCCCGAGCCGGTCATCTCCATGTCGATCGAGCCCAAGACGGCAGACGACAAGCGGCGCCTCTCCGAGGCCCTCATGACGATCCGACGTGAGGACCCGTCCTTCCGCTTCACCTACGACGAGGAGACCGCTCAGACAATCATCTCCGGCATGGGCGAGCTCCACCTCGATATCATCCGCACCAAGCTCGTCCGCGACATGAAGATCAGCGTCGAGGTCGGCAAGCCCCGCGTCGCCTACCGCGAGACTGTCACCAAGCGTGTCGAGTACGTGCGCGGCAAGTTCGTCAAGCAGACCGGCGGCCGCGGCCAGTTCGGCGACTGCCAGATCCACTTCGAGCCATACACCGCGGCCCAGGCCAAGGAAGAGGAGCTCGACTTCACCGAGAACGTCGCCGTTGAGATCAAGGTCGTGGGCGGCGCGATCCCCAAGGAGTACGTCCCCTCCGTCGAGCACGGTATCCGACAGACCTGCCTCTCAGGCGTCAAGTTCGGTTACCAGATGATCAACGTGAAGGCGACAATCGTCGACGGCTCGTACCACCCGGTCGACTCGTCTCAGGTCGCGTTCGAGCAGGCAGGACGCCTCGCCGTTCTCGAGGCCACCGAGAAGGCCGGCCCCGTGCTCCTTGAGCCGATCATGAAGGTCGTCATCACCGTTCCCAACGATTACCTCGGAAACGTCACGGGTGACGTCTCCTCGCGCAGAGGCATGATCATCGACACCGAAGACCGAGGCGTCGTCAAGATGGTCACGTGCGAGATCCCGCTCTCCGAACTCTTCGGCTACACGACAACCCTCCGAGGCATGTCCCAGGGCCGCGCTTCGGCGACGATGGAGTTCCTCGAGTACCGCCCGATGCCCGCTGGACTCATGAAGGAGCTCGTCGAGGGCGGCGCGAAGGGTAAGAAGTAA
- a CDS encoding O-antigen ligase family protein — MSGSTVATAAPAAPLPPDCENGVRIGLTTPRVIALLLILFPTLLRVLLINDPFPIWDVSPFKFPAPSVGVPPTLAMTLDVMAIIGAALALIVSGARVRLIEPLLLAAGAIAVALHALFIDGGSLDNLRIGSCWVSALAAGIGIRHLASDPIIRRWVFTLVLGASMPLAVHSLVQVFVEHPATVASYRANPSSFLDARGWTPGSAMARNYERRLMQPEATGWFGMANVHATFAAAFVIGWVGVVVAPAIERRLSARSQPRNSATRTKGSAAGASHAIRGEPILIGLMVMLAIVMLLLTRSKGGFAACVLGLALLGIGWAVVPRVLAHWRVCGSDRKSRVIELIPPLLGPAVAAGMIGLIALRGMIGTSIGELSLLFRWFYISAATRIFGEQPLLGVGPADFRPAYELAKNPLSPEEVTSPHSVVFDWASMLGVGGIAWTVILLGWTMALGYGVFAVARSREPAAQTTTQSGLRARSSLGMTGWAFAIIGLSCLTAFIIELGGYADVLPMGTRLSDMAIVISQSRLPGMILWLLATALLIARPIDDLLLKRTLGCVGISLLASACIDVAPVWPNSAALFFVMLGLAASENVAPEDRPTRRERATGMFAASILLLTATPMVWAGPRVIEWEREIIDAGTDARHIGMLSIRLDAINNQSPLRGDSLELWRLDADDPSSPDRSRSNRELLNRKINRSASDAAGVLLNSHARLSGDFEIIPGADFPLVGGPRKFTHERTLNAACETALIAVEAAMQARSITLSTVDKEALDQGVSRSVFIAKVAAHIEPPSSSSYGSLARAHLRAATIRGLDSPGGKEAMSAAISAFERAASLDPHGITYPLQLFELGRQTGDRDLARKWAEELLRRNENMRLDPVRALTPEQVSRAEAALRPSP; from the coding sequence ATGAGCGGCAGCACCGTCGCGACAGCTGCTCCCGCGGCACCGCTGCCACCGGACTGTGAGAACGGCGTCCGGATCGGGCTGACGACGCCCCGCGTCATCGCCTTGCTGCTCATTCTCTTTCCAACACTGCTGCGCGTTCTTCTCATCAACGATCCGTTCCCGATCTGGGATGTGAGCCCATTCAAGTTTCCAGCACCATCAGTCGGTGTGCCGCCCACGCTGGCGATGACGCTCGACGTCATGGCGATCATCGGCGCGGCCCTCGCCCTCATCGTCTCCGGCGCTCGCGTGCGATTGATCGAGCCGCTGCTTCTTGCTGCTGGCGCGATCGCTGTTGCCCTGCACGCGCTGTTCATTGACGGCGGCTCGCTCGACAACCTCCGCATCGGTTCGTGCTGGGTCTCGGCTCTCGCCGCGGGAATCGGCATCCGCCACCTCGCCTCCGACCCGATCATCCGCCGCTGGGTCTTCACGCTCGTTCTCGGCGCATCCATGCCGCTCGCGGTTCATTCACTCGTGCAGGTCTTTGTCGAGCACCCCGCCACCGTCGCTTCCTATCGCGCGAACCCCTCGTCATTCCTCGACGCACGGGGCTGGACACCCGGCTCCGCGATGGCGAGAAACTACGAGCGGCGGCTGATGCAGCCGGAAGCGACTGGGTGGTTCGGAATGGCCAACGTCCACGCGACCTTCGCTGCGGCGTTCGTCATCGGATGGGTCGGAGTTGTCGTCGCGCCGGCGATCGAGAGGCGGCTCTCGGCAAGGAGCCAACCTAGAAACTCCGCTACGCGCACGAAGGGCAGTGCGGCCGGTGCGAGCCACGCGATCCGAGGCGAACCGATCCTGATCGGCCTTATGGTCATGCTGGCGATCGTCATGTTGCTGCTCACTCGGTCCAAGGGCGGGTTCGCCGCATGCGTGCTCGGGCTCGCGTTGCTCGGCATCGGGTGGGCTGTTGTGCCCCGCGTGCTCGCGCATTGGCGCGTGTGTGGGAGCGACCGCAAGTCGAGAGTGATCGAACTCATCCCCCCGCTGCTCGGGCCGGCGGTGGCGGCGGGCATGATCGGGTTGATCGCGCTGCGCGGCATGATCGGCACATCGATCGGCGAGCTGTCGCTCCTCTTCCGCTGGTTCTATATCTCCGCCGCGACGCGGATCTTCGGCGAGCAGCCGCTGCTCGGTGTCGGCCCCGCCGACTTTCGCCCGGCCTACGAACTCGCGAAGAACCCGCTCTCGCCCGAGGAAGTCACAAGCCCCCACTCGGTCGTGTTCGACTGGGCCTCAATGCTGGGCGTCGGCGGGATCGCGTGGACGGTGATCCTGTTGGGCTGGACGATGGCGCTGGGGTATGGGGTGTTCGCTGTTGCACGCTCGCGCGAGCCCGCAGCCCAAACCACGACGCAATCTGGACTGCGTGCCAGGTCGTCACTCGGGATGACCGGATGGGCATTCGCCATCATCGGCCTCTCATGCCTCACCGCCTTCATCATCGAACTCGGCGGTTACGCCGACGTGCTCCCCATGGGCACGCGCCTCTCAGACATGGCGATCGTGATCTCGCAGTCGCGTCTGCCCGGGATGATCCTGTGGCTTCTGGCGACGGCGTTGCTCATCGCTCGTCCCATTGACGACCTGCTGCTCAAACGCACACTGGGGTGCGTCGGGATCTCGCTGCTCGCTTCCGCCTGCATCGATGTTGCACCGGTGTGGCCCAACAGCGCGGCCCTCTTCTTCGTCATGCTCGGGCTCGCGGCGAGCGAGAATGTCGCGCCGGAGGACCGGCCCACGCGTCGCGAGCGGGCGACGGGGATGTTCGCTGCCAGCATCCTGCTTCTGACAGCGACGCCGATGGTGTGGGCCGGACCGCGGGTGATCGAGTGGGAGCGAGAGATCATCGATGCAGGAACGGACGCGAGGCACATCGGAATGCTCTCAATCCGACTCGATGCGATCAATAATCAGAGCCCATTGCGGGGCGATTCGCTCGAGCTCTGGCGGCTGGATGCCGACGATCCATCCTCGCCTGACAGGTCGAGGTCCAATCGAGAACTGCTCAATCGCAAAATCAACCGCTCTGCATCCGATGCAGCAGGCGTGCTGCTGAACTCCCACGCCCGACTCTCGGGTGACTTTGAGATTATTCCTGGTGCAGACTTTCCACTTGTCGGCGGACCAAGGAAGTTCACCCACGAACGCACGCTCAACGCGGCTTGCGAGACAGCACTCATCGCCGTCGAAGCAGCAATGCAAGCAAGGTCGATCACGCTCAGTACAGTGGACAAAGAGGCACTCGACCAAGGCGTTTCAAGGTCTGTCTTTATCGCAAAGGTCGCGGCCCACATCGAGCCCCCATCTTCCAGCTCCTACGGGTCTCTCGCAAGGGCTCATTTACGAGCTGCCACTATCCGCGGGCTCGATTCACCAGGTGGGAAAGAGGCCATGAGCGCCGCCATCTCTGCCTTCGAGCGTGCCGCCTCCCTCGACCCCCACGGCATCACCTATCCCCTGCAACTCTTTGAACTTGGCCGCCAGACGGGGGATCGGGACCTGGCCCGAAAGTGGGCCGAGGAACTCCTGCGCAGAAACGAAAACATGCGGCTCGACCCTGTTCGAGCCCTGACCCCCGAGCAGGTCTCGCGGGCCGAAGCCGCCCTCCGTCCAAGCCCCTGA
- a CDS encoding DUF368 domain-containing protein — translation MPGHAEPQEPTTSSQGSATAGDAQDRRPTASEAIRLGVGGMMMGLANLVPGISGGTMLVAVGVYRNFIDAVASVSRGRLTQRVVLTLGIVATMAIISIGAFASLIAFSLSTFRWGMYSMFIGLTLGGAPLLIRLTRPWNTAAWIGLILGLTSMIALVWIQAGEPAANASTSSGVLMLVLASAAGASAMILPGVSGAYLLLLLGQYDQIITAVKDFISAGLKGDISGVMAQMNVLIPVGIGVLFGIVAVSNILKILLAKAERATLGFLLGLLLAAPAGLYPFQEGVPPKVGEVFKGEAVTEANVETFAAPAYAKNWTLRTFKPAPTQITGSVALVGLGFAMTMALTLLDRKKH, via the coding sequence ATGCCCGGCCATGCTGAACCCCAGGAGCCAACCACCTCGTCACAGGGCTCAGCCACTGCCGGAGATGCACAAGACCGACGCCCGACGGCATCCGAAGCGATTCGACTCGGCGTCGGCGGCATGATGATGGGGCTCGCCAACCTCGTACCCGGTATCTCCGGTGGGACGATGCTCGTCGCAGTCGGCGTCTACCGAAACTTCATCGACGCCGTGGCGAGTGTCTCAAGAGGGCGGCTTACTCAGCGTGTCGTGTTGACGCTGGGCATCGTCGCAACGATGGCGATCATCTCGATCGGCGCATTCGCCTCGCTGATCGCGTTCAGTCTGAGCACCTTTCGCTGGGGCATGTACAGCATGTTCATAGGACTCACACTCGGCGGAGCGCCCCTGCTGATCAGACTCACACGCCCATGGAACACGGCCGCGTGGATAGGGCTCATCCTCGGCCTCACTTCCATGATCGCACTCGTGTGGATCCAGGCCGGGGAACCCGCAGCAAACGCATCAACATCCAGCGGCGTGCTCATGCTCGTGCTCGCCTCCGCGGCTGGCGCAAGCGCAATGATCCTCCCAGGCGTCAGCGGCGCGTACCTGCTCCTCCTGCTCGGTCAGTACGACCAGATCATCACGGCTGTCAAGGACTTCATCAGTGCGGGTCTGAAGGGCGACATCTCAGGCGTCATGGCGCAGATGAACGTCCTGATCCCGGTCGGCATCGGCGTGCTCTTCGGGATTGTTGCCGTCTCAAACATCTTGAAAATCCTGCTCGCCAAGGCCGAGCGTGCCACACTCGGATTCTTGCTCGGCCTGTTGCTCGCCGCCCCCGCCGGGCTCTACCCGTTCCAAGAGGGCGTGCCGCCGAAGGTCGGTGAAGTCTTCAAGGGCGAGGCCGTCACGGAAGCAAACGTCGAGACATTCGCAGCGCCCGCCTACGCCAAGAACTGGACACTTCGGACATTCAAGCCCGCACCCACGCAGATCACTGGCAGCGTCGCGCTGGTCGGCCTTGGCTTCGCGATGACCATGGCCCTGACGCTCCTCGACCGCAAGAAGCATTGA
- a CDS encoding nucleoside monophosphate kinase has product MPHRYQTVLLFGAPGAGKGTQGKILGQVPGFYHLSCGEVFRTLDLTSEIGRTFMQYSSRGELVPDDVTIKMWQQNMHARTVLSDYKPTQDLLVLDGIPRNVHQAQLMEKHINVLLIVHLVCPDKEEMIKRLRRRALKENRVDDAKEEVIRRRWDVYERETYPVLQYYKDDIVREVSAVGSPARVLQHLLEHVVPVQESHFRNSLADEEMKP; this is encoded by the coding sequence ATGCCGCACCGCTACCAAACCGTTCTACTTTTCGGAGCCCCCGGTGCGGGCAAGGGCACACAAGGCAAAATCCTCGGCCAGGTGCCCGGGTTCTATCACCTCTCGTGCGGCGAGGTCTTCCGCACACTCGACCTCACCTCAGAGATCGGCCGCACCTTCATGCAGTACTCGTCCAGGGGCGAGCTCGTCCCGGACGACGTGACGATCAAGATGTGGCAGCAGAACATGCACGCCCGCACCGTGCTGAGCGACTACAAGCCGACCCAGGATCTCCTGGTCCTCGACGGAATCCCGAGAAACGTCCATCAGGCCCAACTGATGGAGAAGCACATCAACGTGCTCCTCATCGTTCACCTCGTCTGCCCCGACAAGGAAGAGATGATCAAACGTCTCCGCCGACGAGCTCTGAAAGAGAACCGCGTCGATGATGCGAAGGAAGAGGTCATTCGCCGCAGATGGGACGTCTACGAGCGGGAGACCTATCCCGTCTTGCAGTACTACAAAGACGATATCGTCCGGGAGGTGAGCGCTGTCGGCTCGCCCGCTCGTGTGCTCCAGCACCTGCTCGAGCATGTCGTGCCCGTCCAGGAGTCACACTTCCGAAACTCCCTCGCGGACGAGGAAATGAAGCCCTGA
- a CDS encoding helix-turn-helix transcriptional regulator, with protein MITEHSSGPTPTRLMCPSRFSPLDTRADVAAAARDDRHRLLWCNNAYALTIGADPDTLKGSDIRSLFGTAFADERAELIAPTIESGSLVNYEQLVRGSRYLTRIFPLDTKAFGQRGYFVLAEPCTNASPLGDGHDLISTLHGDLGELSSLTRRELEVFRLLAEGLTGVEIAGILHRSPKTVEFHTARILHTLSLRSRTELARMAAERGLLGFTREAWFRLAHGSAPKSRKAPLSARNGAE; from the coding sequence GTGATCACTGAACATTCTTCGGGCCCTACACCGACACGCCTGATGTGCCCGAGTCGTTTCTCACCTCTGGATACGCGCGCCGACGTCGCCGCCGCGGCTCGTGACGACCGCCACCGCCTGCTCTGGTGCAACAACGCGTACGCGCTCACAATCGGCGCAGATCCCGACACCCTCAAGGGTTCCGACATCCGATCACTCTTCGGCACTGCGTTCGCTGACGAGCGCGCGGAGTTGATCGCCCCGACGATCGAATCCGGCTCATTGGTCAATTATGAGCAACTCGTCCGAGGCAGCCGCTACCTGACTCGCATCTTCCCCCTCGACACGAAGGCGTTCGGCCAGCGGGGGTACTTCGTCCTTGCCGAACCGTGCACCAACGCCTCACCACTCGGCGATGGCCACGATCTCATCTCAACGTTGCACGGCGATCTCGGCGAACTCTCCTCGCTGACGCGCCGTGAGCTCGAAGTGTTCCGCCTTCTTGCCGAAGGTCTGACCGGGGTCGAAATAGCCGGCATCCTCCACCGCTCCCCGAAGACGGTCGAGTTCCACACGGCCCGCATCCTCCACACGCTCTCGCTCCGCAGCCGAACCGAACTCGCCAGAATGGCTGCGGAGCGTGGGCTCCTCGGCTTTACCAGAGAGGCGTGGTTCCGGCTTGCCCATGGTTCTGCCCCAAAGTCGAGAAAGGCCCCCTTGAGTGCCCGCAACGGGGCCGAATAA